DNA from Hyalangium minutum:
GAGCCTGCGGCACCGCAGCCACGGGGGGCGGGGCCATGACTGGAGGGGAAAGTGCAGCAGGGCTGGAGCCGGGCTGACTCCACCACACGGCTCCGGCCACCAGCCCTCCCACCGTCAATACTCCCAAAGCAACGAGGGCGAGGTTTCGGGCGCGCACCGGGGCGGGCGTTGCATTCTGCGAGGGTGAGGGTGGCAAAGAGTCATTCATGGTGGCGGCCTCTCAGAGGGGAGATGGGCTGTGGAATGCAGCCACTTCAGAAGGAAGCACGCGGCGTGCCGTCCACGAGCCCCCGCAATGCGGGCCGGTTTCCGCCTTTCAGTTCGCTCGGCGAGGGGGCTAGGGTGCATCCGTCTTTCACCTCTGCCCTCATGCTCCCCACTGCCATCACCGCGCTGACCGCTGAGCCGTTGGATCTTCCCCTCACCGAGCCCTTCGCCATCGCTACCGGGGCGCAGCACGTGGCGCACAACGTGCTCGTGCGCCTCACGCTGGCCGATGGCACCACCGGCCTGGGCGAGGCCGCGCCCTTCACTGCCGTCAGTGGAGAGACCCAGGCCCGGACGCTCGCTGCCATCCAGTCCATGCGCGAGCGGCTCATCGGTCAGGACGTCCGCGCCTGGCGCCCGCTGTCTGTGTCCCTCACCGAGGCGCTGCCCCATGAGCCCTCGGCCCGCTGCGGATTGGAGACTGCCCTCCTGGATGCGTTGACGCGGCACCACCGCGTCCCGCTGTGGGTCTTCTTCGGTGGCTCCGGTACGGAGCTGGACATCGACATGACGGTGACGGCCGGGGACCGCGCGCACGCCATCTCCTCCGCCCGCGCCATCATCGCCCGGGGCATCACCACCCTGAAGGTGAAGGTCGGCGCCCTCCCCCCCGAGCAGGACGTGGAGCGGCTCATCGCCATCTATGAGGTGGCGCCCCAAGCGCGGCTGTTCGCCGATGCCAACGGCGGCTACACCGTGCCTCAGGCCCGCGCCTTCCTCGCCGGCCTGGAGCGGGCCAATGTGCCGCTCGCGCTGTTCGAGCAGCCCGTCTCCGCCGATGACATCACCGGCATGGCCGAGCTCACCCGCAGCTCCCGCATGCCCATCTGCGCCGACGAGTCCGCCCGCTCCGCCCAGGACGTACTGCGGCTCATCCGCGAGCGCGCCGCCAGCGGCATCAACATCAAGACCATGAAGTGCGGCGTCGTGGAGTCTCTCATGATGTGGCACCTGGCCCGTGCCTCGGGCATGGCGCTGATGATCGGCGGCATGGTGGAGAGCACGCTGGCCATGAGCCTGTCAGCCCACCTCGCGGCGGGCCTCGGCGGCTTCCACTACGCGGACCTCGATACGCCCCTCTTCATCGCCAAGCACCCGTTCCGCGGCGGGTACCACCAGCAGGAGTCCCGGGTGAGCATCGGGGATGTCACCGCAGGCCACGGCGTGGAGCTGGCGTAGGGCCTACTTCAGGCCCTCGGCCGGTCCGGGCGGGGGCTTGGCGGCCGCGGCCACCTCGAGCGCCTTCTCCAGCTGGGGATCCTTCCCCGCCGCGTACGGCAGCGCCTCGGGCACCTCGACGTCCGGAGTGACTCCGACGCCCTCCAGCCGCGTTCCATCGATGGTCACGTCCATCACCGCCAGATAGAACAGGTCCCCGTTGGACAGGCGCAGGGGCGTGCCCGCCAAAGCCGCGCCCGCGGTCCGCTCGCCCACCAGCTTGGCCATCTCGCGCTGCTTCATGGCGAACGCCACCAGCTCCTTGCCGCTGCGCGAGCCGCCGTTCACCAGCAGCACCACGGGCTTCACCCAGGAGCCCACCGACACCACCTGCTTGCCGTCCCGCGCCACGGACGTGAGCACCGGCAACCGCGTGTTGAAGAGGTTGAGGAAGTCCACGTTGCACCCGCCCCACCCATCCCGCAGGTCCACCACGAGCGCGTCCGCCTCCTGCCCCTTGCCGAGGATGTACTCGGCCAGCGCCTCCTGGTGCTCCGAGCCCGCGCACGAGTAGACGTACTGGTAGGCCACGCGCTTGCCGCCGCGCTCGAGGATGCGCGAGCTCTTCTCCTGCACCTCGAGCCACTCGGCCTTCGGGTCCACGCGGCGCGGCGTCACCGTCACCGTGAGCGGCCGTGCGCCCTTCGCCCGCTCCACCGTCACCTGCGTGGGCTTGCCGGTCCGGTCCTTCAACGAGCGCACCGGGTGGAAGGGCTTGCCCTCCACGCTCACGATGCGGTCTCCCCGCTTCAGGCCCGCCGTGTCCGCCGGCCCGCCCGGGAAGACGTGGCGCACGAAGAAGCCCTCGGGGCGCTCCACCACGTCCACGCCCATGCTCACGTACTCCACCTCCTTCAACTTCAGGAACGGCCGGAAGATGGACGAGAGCGCCACGAACCCCTGGCTCTCGCGCGGGTAGTACGCCGTGTGCGAGGCCTTCAAGTCCGCCAGCGCCTCGTTCGTGAGCCGCTCGAAGTCCTCCTCCGACTTCGCCGCCGCACCGTAGCCCTGGTGGCTCCGGGCCCACTCCACCCCCTTCTTCGCGTCGTAGAAGCGCTCGCGCACCTGGGCCACCACCTCGTCCCCCCGCTTCGCGTACGCACCGGCAGCCTGGGCCCCTGCGCTCGTGCTCACCAGCCAGAGCCCCACCGCAATCCAGCGTTGCATCCGTGTCTCCTCCCCTCTCGCTCGGGAGAGGCCGGCGGTGAGGGTACCCGCCTTCCTGTCCCCCTGCCCATGCCGGAGGTGAATGGGTGGAATGTGCGCTGGCGCACACGTGACCCGGCGAAGGCGGTCCCTCCCGGTTAATCATGGGGACTCGTGCTGGACTCACTCGACACGCCGCTCCGCCTCGCCCTCGTGGCCGAGGATCCGCTCGCTCGCGGGGCCCTCTCCCGGGCGCTCTCCGACCAGGGCGGCGAGGGCCTCACCCTGGCCGCGGCCGGGACGCTCGCGGAGCTGGAGTCCGCCCGCACCGAGCCTCCGGACGTGGTGCTGTGGGACGTGGGTCTGCGCCTCACCGGTGCCGAGGGACGCCTGGAGGCCCCGGACCTGGGCGCGCCCGTGCTCGCGCTCGTGCCGGAGGAGGCGGCCGCGGAGCTGGCCCTGGGCGCGGGGGCTCGGGGCGTGCTCTTCCGGGACGCCGCTCCTGGCGCATTGGTGGCCGCGCTTCGGGCCGTGGCCCAGGGGCTCGCCGTCTTCGAGCCCACGCTCTCCCCCGTGCGCGTGGCCCCGCGGGCCTCCGCCCCTCCCACCCCGCCTGAGGCCCTGACGCCTCGGGAACGCGAAGTCCTCGCGCTGCTGGCCGAGGGCCTCTCCAACAAGGCCATTGCCGACCGGCTCGCCATCAGCGAACACACCGCGAAGTTCCACGTCAACGCGGTACTCGCCAAGCTGGGCGTCCAGCGGCGGACTGAAGCCGTCGTCAGAGCGGCGCGCCTGGGTTTGGTGACGCTATAACTCCCGGGAGTGTCACCCGCGCGATCCGAAAAGCCCGTGCCCTCCTCCTCTTCTGGCGATCCCCTGCTCCACGCGCTTTGGGAACTCCAGGCCGACGTCCTCCACGGAGGGGCCATCCAGTCCTCGCTCGAGCGATGGCTCACACTGCTGCTGGCGGAGGTGGGCGGTGAGCACGGCGTTCTCGGCGTGGAGCTTCCGGGGCCCGGTGCAACGAGGCGGCTCCAGCTCGTGGCCTCCACGCCCCCCGACTTGGTGAAAGTCATCTGGGAGGTGGCCTTGCTGCGGCTGGCCGAAGCTCCCGAGCTCCGGAGCCTCCAGTCCCTGGTGCACCTGGTGCTCTCGACGCGTCAGCCCGTGTCCGCCGAGGGCCCTGGGGAGCCATTGCCGCGCTTCGTTCGGGTGCTGCCTCTCGAATGCGAGCAGATGAGGGGCTTCGTGGGCTTCAGCCAGAGCCTGGGGGATGTCCCCTCCAAGACTCCGGAGTCCTTCCAATTGCTGCTGGACGTGGGCACCAGCCTCTTGCACAGCTGGCATGAGGAGCATCCTCCTCTGCCCCTCAACGAGTGGGGAGAGCTGGAGCAACTGCGACAGACGCTGGCGAGCGTGCAAGAGGAGGTGTGGTCCCTGGACGGCCCCACGGGGACACTGCGGGTGAGCCGCCGCTGGCGGGAGAGCCTCGGGTACACCGAGGACGAGGCGCCCCGCACCATCCCAGCGTGGCAGGCGCTCTGCCACCCTGAAGACTTGCCTCGCATCGAGCGCAGCTTCCAGGAGCACGCGACGGGCTCCACACCCTATGCCGAGTTCGAGTACCGCGCGCGAGGCAAGGATGGCGAGTGGGGCTGGCTGCGCAGCCGGGCGCGGGTGGCGGCGAGGGACGCGCAGGGGCAGCCGATCCGCCTGGTGGGCACCGACACGGACCTCACGGCCCTGAAGCGGAGCGAGGAGCGCTTGAGCGCCCTGCTCCAGGCGGTCCCGGACCTCATCTTCCGGCAGCACGTGGACGGCACGTTCCTGGACTTCAGCTGCAGCACCACCGAGGAGACCTTTCTGCGGCCCGAGGACTTCGTGGGCCGGAACATCCGGGACCTGGCGATGCCTCAGCACCTGATCGACACGACGTTCACGAACATCGAGAAGGTGCTCCGGGAGGGCCTGTTGGCCGTCTACGACTATGAGATGGACCTGCCGCACGGGCGCCAGAGCTACGAGGCGCGCATGGTCCGCAGCGGCCCGGACGAGGTGGTGAGCATCATCCGCAACGTGACCGAGCGGCGGCTGGTGGAGCAGCGGCAGGCCCAGCTCATCCAGGCCGAGAAGCTGGCCTCGCTGGGGCAGATGGCAGCGGGGCTCGCGCACGAGATCAACAACCCGGTGAGCTATGTGACGAGCACCCTGCGGGCGCTCGATGAATACGTGGTGGCCGTGGGCCCGCTGCTGCGGATGTTGAGCGAGTGGCTGGCGGTGCCGGGGACTGCGCCGCGCACGGTGACGGGGGAGCAGCTCGCGCGCATGCGCCAACTGTGGGAGCAGGGGGACGTGGACGAGCTGATCGCGGCCATGCCGGAGTTGCTGCAGGAGTCGCTGACGGGCACCCAGCGCATCAAGGAGATTGCCCAGAGCCTGCGGGTGTTCGCCCGCGAGGACGATGGCCAGGTCCAGACGGTGGATCTGAACGAGGAGCTGGAGTCCACGCTGCGGATGGTGGGCAACGAGCTCAAGTACAAGTGCGAGGTGAAGCGGGACTTCGAGGCGTTGCCCCTCATCACGTGTTCGCCCACGCAGATCGTCCAGGTGTTCACCAACCTGCTCCTGAACGCGGCTCAGGCCATCGAGACGCGGGGGGAAATTCGCATCCGCACGCGGCAGAAGGACCAGGAGGTGGTGGTGGAGGTCTCCGACACGGGCAAGGGGATGACGGCGGAGACGCTCTCCAAGCTGTTCACACCGTTCTTCACCACCAAGCCGCGGGGACAGGGAACGGGGCTGGGGCTGTCCATCAGCCGTGACATCGTCACGCGGCAGGGAGGCCGCATCGAGGTGCGGAGCGAGCCTGGCAAGGGCAGCACCTTCACGGTGTATCTGCCCATCACGCCGCTGTGATTCGGATCATCCCAGCCACACAGCCTTCCGAGGTGGCGCAGGTGAAGGCACTGGTTCTCGAGTACGTGGAGGGGCTCGGGCTAGACCTGAGCTTCCAGGACATCGAGGCGGAGCTGCACGAGTTCCCAGGCGAGTACGCACCGCCGGAGGGCCGTCTGCTGCTGGCCATGAGCGGGGAAGAGGCTGCGGGGTGTGTCGGCCTGCGCCCGCTGGAGCCGGACGTCTGTGAGATGAAGCGGCTGTACGTGCAGCCTCGCTACCGGGGGCACGGGTTGGGGGCACAGCTCGCGCGGGCGGTGATCACCGAGGCCCGTGCGATGGGTTATGCGGCAATGCGGCTAGACACGCTCCCGTCGATGACGTCGGCCATCGGCATGTACCGGGAGCTGGGCTTCCAGCTCATCGTCCCGTACTACCGGAACCCCATCGAGGGTGCGCTGTTCTTCGAGCTGAAGTTGTAGCCCGGAATAGGCAGATTCCCGACTCCCCGAAAGCATGAATCCCCTCCCCGCTGGGAGAGGAATTCCGGGCGCGGACTGCCTGGATGGGGAGGCCTCCTGCCTGAATGGGTAGGTGCCCAGCCTGACCGTCTCGCCGATGTGGCGCGCTCCCGGGGCCTTTACCTTCTGGCCCAGAAAGGAAACGCCATGTCCGACCTGCTCTCCCTCTCCCAGTCCATCGCCTCCCTTGTCGAGCGCGTTGCTCCCTCCATCGTTCGTGTCGAGGCCCGCCGCCGCCATGGCGCCACCGGCATCATCTGGAGCGCGGAAGGCCACATCCTCACCACCAGCCACGCCGTCGAGCGCGAGGAGCAAATTCAGCTCACCCTCCCCGATGGCCGCACCACTCCTGCCGAGATCGTCGGCCGCGACCCGAGCACCGATCTCGCCCTCCTCAAGACCGAAACCTCGGGCCTCACTCCGCTCACCCCTGCTCCGCTGGACGGCGTGAAGGTGGGTCACCTCGTGCTCGCCGTGGGCCACCCCGGCCGCACCACCCGTGCCACCCTGGGAATTGTCAGCGCTCTCGGCGATGAGTGGCGCACCCACGCCGGTGGCCGCGTCGACCGCTACCTGGAGACTGACGCGGACCTGCCCCCTGGCTTCTCCGGTGGCCCGTTGCTCGATGCCCAGGGCCGCTTCCTCGGCCTGCTCACCGCCGCGTTCTCCCGCACCGCCGCCGTCGTCATCCCCGGCGCCACCCTCACCCGCGTGGTGAACACCCTCAAGGAGCACGGCGGTGTCCGCCGGGGCTACCTCGGCGTGGGCGCCTACCCCGTACGCCTCCCCCAGCACCTCTGGGCCAAGGCGGGTGCGGAAACAGGCCTCATCTTCCTCTCCGTGGACCCCGACGGCCCCGCCTACCGCGCCGGCTTGCTGATGGGTGACGTGCTGGTGAACCTCGGCGGCCGCACCCTGGAGGGCGTGGAGGATCTGCTCGGCTACCTCGCCGAAGAGAAGGTGGGCACCGCCGTCCAGGCCAAAGTGCTGCGGGCCGGCGAGGTGCGTGAAGTGTCTCTCACCGTCGGGAAGCGCTCGTGACAGCGCGCAGCACTCGGAAAGGACAGCCCATGAACCTGCTGCAGCAATTCTCGGATGATCTCGAAGGGCTCGTCGCCCGCGCCTCCCCCGCCGTCGTGGGTGTGGAGCACGGTCGTGGCCACGGCACCGGTCTCTTCCTCACCCCCGATGGCTACGTGCTCACCAACCGCCACGTCGTGCGCAACTCGCGCAAACAGACCATCACCCTCTCCACGGGCGAGGAGCGCAAGGCCACCTTCGTCGGCGGAGACGCCCCCACGGACCTCGCCGTGCTGCGCGCCGAGGGCTCTGACTTCCCCACCCTCCCCCTGGCCGATCCCAAGGACGTGCGCATGGGGCAGCTCGTGGTGGCCATCGGCAACCCGTTCCGTCTGGAGCAGTCCGTGTCCCTCGGCGTGGTGAGCGCCATCAACCGCAGCATCACGCTGCCCGACGGCACAGTGCTGGAGGGCATGCTCCAGACGGATGCCGCCATCAACCCCGGCAACTCGGGCGGGCCGCTGCTCAACACCCGAGGCCAGGTGGTGGGGCTCAACACGCTCGTGTTGCCGTACGCGCAGGGCATCGGGTTCGCCGTCAGCGCCACCACGGCGGCCTGGGTCGCCAGCCTCCTCATCCAGCGCGGCAAGGTGGAGCGCCGCTACCTCGGCGTGGCCGCCCGCGCGGTGCTCCTCGAGCCCCGAGAGGCCAAGGACGCGGGCCAGCCTCGCGGCGTGCTCGTCCTCAAGGTGCAGGAGGGCACTCCCGCTGAAGAGGCCGGCCTCCAGCCGGAGGATCTGCTGCTGGGCATCAACGAGCACCCCGTGGGCAGCGTGGACGACGTGCAGCGCCTGATGGCCCTGTCCGTGGATCCGCACGTGAAGATGGACGTGCTGCGCAAGGGCCGCCGCCGCGAGCTCTCCGCCTACATCTTCTGGCGCAAGGAGCACGCGGCCGCGTAGTCCTCCCAAGAGGAGGCCCATGCTCACCTGTTCGGAAATGTCGGGACTTTGGGAGGGAGAGGCTCCGCACTAGAAAGAGGCCCCCTCTTCCTGGAGCCTCACCCGTGATGAAGCCTGCCTTCGCCGTTCGTCTGTGCGCCGTCCTCTCCCTGTCGCTCGCCGCAGGGTGCCTATACGAGCAGCGCCCCTACAACTTCACCGCGCCTCAAGGGCCTGAGGCTCCCATCGACACGCTCGTCCGGGCCCTGGCCACCGAGGGCGTCCAGCCCGCCATCGTCTCCCCCGAGCTGGGCATCGTCCACACGCGCTGGGACAACCAGGGCATCTGCTACATGCCCGATGGCGCCGAGGGCTCGCTGCTGCGCCGCTTCACCAGCGCCGTGGCTCCCTCCGCATCCTCGGGCAACACCGTCACGGTGCGCGCGGACGTGCAGTGCTGCCGCCACGCCATGGTCAGCCCCGATGGAGCCAGTGTGATGGGCACCTGCGCCACCCTGCCCGCCATCTACGAGTCGCACCAGCGTGAGGTGGATCAGCTCGGCTCCGCGCTCCAGAACGCCATGGCGCGCTCGGCCCGCTAGTCCCCGCCGGGCTGCTCCCATTCCAGGGTGCTCGGGTTGGGAGCAAAGCCCACGGACTCGTAGAGCGGGCGGCCGTCCTCCGACGCGTGCATCCACAGCCGGCCGGCGCCGAGCCCCCGAGCGAACTCCATCAACTCCGAGAGCAGCCTCCGGGAGATGCCCCGCCGCCGCCA
Protein-coding regions in this window:
- a CDS encoding enolase C-terminal domain-like protein; amino-acid sequence: MLPTAITALTAEPLDLPLTEPFAIATGAQHVAHNVLVRLTLADGTTGLGEAAPFTAVSGETQARTLAAIQSMRERLIGQDVRAWRPLSVSLTEALPHEPSARCGLETALLDALTRHHRVPLWVFFGGSGTELDIDMTVTAGDRAHAISSARAIIARGITTLKVKVGALPPEQDVERLIAIYEVAPQARLFADANGGYTVPQARAFLAGLERANVPLALFEQPVSADDITGMAELTRSSRMPICADESARSAQDVLRLIRERAASGINIKTMKCGVVESLMMWHLARASGMALMIGGMVESTLAMSLSAHLAAGLGGFHYADLDTPLFIAKHPFRGGYHQQESRVSIGDVTAGHGVELA
- a CDS encoding S41 family peptidase, translating into MQRWIAVGLWLVSTSAGAQAAGAYAKRGDEVVAQVRERFYDAKKGVEWARSHQGYGAAAKSEEDFERLTNEALADLKASHTAYYPRESQGFVALSSIFRPFLKLKEVEYVSMGVDVVERPEGFFVRHVFPGGPADTAGLKRGDRIVSVEGKPFHPVRSLKDRTGKPTQVTVERAKGARPLTVTVTPRRVDPKAEWLEVQEKSSRILERGGKRVAYQYVYSCAGSEHQEALAEYILGKGQEADALVVDLRDGWGGCNVDFLNLFNTRLPVLTSVARDGKQVVSVGSWVKPVVLLVNGGSRSGKELVAFAMKQREMAKLVGERTAGAALAGTPLRLSNGDLFYLAVMDVTIDGTRLEGVGVTPDVEVPEALPYAAGKDPQLEKALEVAAAAKPPPGPAEGLK
- a CDS encoding response regulator transcription factor, with amino-acid sequence MLDSLDTPLRLALVAEDPLARGALSRALSDQGGEGLTLAAAGTLAELESARTEPPDVVLWDVGLRLTGAEGRLEAPDLGAPVLALVPEEAAAELALGAGARGVLFRDAAPGALVAALRAVAQGLAVFEPTLSPVRVAPRASAPPTPPEALTPREREVLALLAEGLSNKAIADRLAISEHTAKFHVNAVLAKLGVQRRTEAVVRAARLGLVTL
- a CDS encoding PAS domain-containing sensor histidine kinase; this translates as MPSSSSGDPLLHALWELQADVLHGGAIQSSLERWLTLLLAEVGGEHGVLGVELPGPGATRRLQLVASTPPDLVKVIWEVALLRLAEAPELRSLQSLVHLVLSTRQPVSAEGPGEPLPRFVRVLPLECEQMRGFVGFSQSLGDVPSKTPESFQLLLDVGTSLLHSWHEEHPPLPLNEWGELEQLRQTLASVQEEVWSLDGPTGTLRVSRRWRESLGYTEDEAPRTIPAWQALCHPEDLPRIERSFQEHATGSTPYAEFEYRARGKDGEWGWLRSRARVAARDAQGQPIRLVGTDTDLTALKRSEERLSALLQAVPDLIFRQHVDGTFLDFSCSTTEETFLRPEDFVGRNIRDLAMPQHLIDTTFTNIEKVLREGLLAVYDYEMDLPHGRQSYEARMVRSGPDEVVSIIRNVTERRLVEQRQAQLIQAEKLASLGQMAAGLAHEINNPVSYVTSTLRALDEYVVAVGPLLRMLSEWLAVPGTAPRTVTGEQLARMRQLWEQGDVDELIAAMPELLQESLTGTQRIKEIAQSLRVFAREDDGQVQTVDLNEELESTLRMVGNELKYKCEVKRDFEALPLITCSPTQIVQVFTNLLLNAAQAIETRGEIRIRTRQKDQEVVVEVSDTGKGMTAETLSKLFTPFFTTKPRGQGTGLGLSISRDIVTRQGGRIEVRSEPGKGSTFTVYLPITPL
- a CDS encoding GNAT family N-acetyltransferase; the protein is MKALVLEYVEGLGLDLSFQDIEAELHEFPGEYAPPEGRLLLAMSGEEAAGCVGLRPLEPDVCEMKRLYVQPRYRGHGLGAQLARAVITEARAMGYAAMRLDTLPSMTSAIGMYRELGFQLIVPYYRNPIEGALFFELKL
- a CDS encoding S1C family serine protease; translated protein: MSDLLSLSQSIASLVERVAPSIVRVEARRRHGATGIIWSAEGHILTTSHAVEREEQIQLTLPDGRTTPAEIVGRDPSTDLALLKTETSGLTPLTPAPLDGVKVGHLVLAVGHPGRTTRATLGIVSALGDEWRTHAGGRVDRYLETDADLPPGFSGGPLLDAQGRFLGLLTAAFSRTAAVVIPGATLTRVVNTLKEHGGVRRGYLGVGAYPVRLPQHLWAKAGAETGLIFLSVDPDGPAYRAGLLMGDVLVNLGGRTLEGVEDLLGYLAEEKVGTAVQAKVLRAGEVREVSLTVGKRS
- a CDS encoding S1C family serine protease, with product MNLLQQFSDDLEGLVARASPAVVGVEHGRGHGTGLFLTPDGYVLTNRHVVRNSRKQTITLSTGEERKATFVGGDAPTDLAVLRAEGSDFPTLPLADPKDVRMGQLVVAIGNPFRLEQSVSLGVVSAINRSITLPDGTVLEGMLQTDAAINPGNSGGPLLNTRGQVVGLNTLVLPYAQGIGFAVSATTAAWVASLLIQRGKVERRYLGVAARAVLLEPREAKDAGQPRGVLVLKVQEGTPAEEAGLQPEDLLLGINEHPVGSVDDVQRLMALSVDPHVKMDVLRKGRRRELSAYIFWRKEHAAA